Proteins encoded in a region of the Paenibacillus pedocola genome:
- a CDS encoding NAD(P)/FAD-dependent oxidoreductase: MIYDAIIVGGGFAGLQAAIQLGRYSAHRVLVIDAGGGRSHLCRTYHNILGWPDGVSGDEIRARGRRQAEVAGVEFISDKVVKADKYEQLFLLTGERGRQYESKTLLLATGVMDRFPELPGLVPTLGKSVYVCPDCDGFEIQDRQTVLLGSGDAGAHMAFILRERTGDLTYINHEHEPVSEENLTRLQAEGIIYIEQAATHIVQENDGMIKGVALQDGTHLAAERGFIAFGRNAVHSELAAQLGVTLHKNRHIEVNRRSLMTNVEHLWVAGDVAVHAEQATVAMGEGAIAGIWMHKALKKINPIVLPLSKSAALSTEKR, encoded by the coding sequence ATGATATATGATGCAATTATTGTTGGCGGCGGATTTGCCGGGCTTCAGGCGGCGATTCAATTAGGACGGTACTCTGCACATCGGGTGCTGGTAATTGATGCAGGAGGCGGGAGATCTCATCTTTGCCGGACCTATCATAATATCCTGGGCTGGCCGGATGGAGTATCGGGTGACGAAATACGTGCAAGAGGCCGACGGCAGGCTGAAGTGGCTGGTGTGGAATTCATCTCAGACAAAGTCGTTAAAGCGGATAAGTATGAACAGCTCTTCCTCTTAACCGGAGAGCGAGGCCGCCAATACGAAAGCAAAACCTTGCTGCTGGCTACAGGGGTAATGGATCGCTTTCCGGAACTGCCGGGACTTGTACCGACACTTGGCAAATCTGTGTATGTCTGTCCTGACTGTGACGGCTTTGAGATTCAGGACCGTCAGACGGTGCTGCTGGGTTCTGGTGATGCTGGCGCGCATATGGCTTTTATTTTGCGGGAACGTACGGGAGATCTGACCTACATTAATCATGAACATGAACCCGTGTCTGAGGAGAATCTCACACGCCTCCAGGCAGAGGGAATTATCTATATTGAACAAGCAGCTACCCACATAGTACAAGAGAATGACGGGATGATTAAAGGAGTTGCTTTACAGGATGGCACTCACCTTGCGGCAGAGCGCGGGTTTATTGCCTTTGGGAGAAATGCGGTGCATTCCGAGCTTGCCGCCCAGCTGGGGGTCACGCTGCATAAAAACAGGCATATTGAGGTAAATAGACGTTCCTTAATGACGAATGTGGAGCATTTGTGGGTAGCCGGCGACGTTGCCGTTCATGCGGAGCAAGCCACAGTGGCTATGGGTGAAGGGGCGATAGCTGGGATCTGGATGCATAAGGCACTGAAAAAGATAAATCCCATTGTATTGCCATTATCCAAGTCCGCAGCTTTGAGTACGGAGAAACGCTGA
- a CDS encoding ABC transporter ATP-binding protein, which translates to MAGVRLEHIFKKYPGSDKATVMDINLDIKDKEFLVLVGPSGCGKSTTLRMIAGLEEISEGKMYIGDRVVNDVAPKDRDIAMVFQSYALYPHMSVYQNMAFGLKLRKVKKEEIDKKVREAAKILDIEHLLERKPKALSGGQRQRVALGRAIVRDPQVFLMDEPLSNLDAKLRGQMRAEITKLVKRLETTCIYVTHDQTEAMTMGDRIVVMYDGIIQQAASPEELYNEPTNLFVAGFIGSPTMNFINGTLSEVNGSVRFRAENLDVEVPGGKATLLRSKGYIGKDVIMGVRPEDIHEEPVFLEASPNTIFTSLVDVTENLGHEMLLYLSGLGASTVIARVDGRSTTREGSKPKLAIDMNKIHLFDKESELNILLG; encoded by the coding sequence ATGGCAGGCGTACGTTTAGAGCATATTTTCAAAAAATACCCGGGTTCAGATAAAGCAACAGTAATGGATATCAATCTTGATATTAAAGATAAGGAATTTCTCGTATTGGTTGGACCTTCCGGTTGCGGTAAATCCACAACACTGCGTATGATCGCAGGCTTGGAAGAAATCTCCGAAGGTAAAATGTACATTGGCGATCGTGTAGTCAATGACGTTGCTCCTAAAGACCGCGATATCGCGATGGTATTCCAATCCTACGCCCTGTACCCGCACATGAGCGTGTACCAAAACATGGCATTCGGTTTGAAACTGCGTAAAGTGAAGAAAGAAGAAATCGACAAGAAAGTGCGCGAAGCAGCTAAGATCCTCGATATCGAGCACTTGCTGGAACGTAAACCTAAGGCTCTGTCCGGTGGTCAACGTCAACGTGTCGCTTTGGGCCGTGCGATCGTCCGCGATCCACAAGTCTTCCTGATGGATGAGCCTCTTTCCAACTTGGATGCTAAACTTCGTGGTCAAATGCGCGCAGAAATCACTAAACTGGTTAAACGCCTTGAAACCACTTGTATCTATGTAACGCATGACCAGACAGAAGCTATGACGATGGGTGACCGTATCGTAGTTATGTATGACGGTATCATTCAACAGGCTGCTTCCCCTGAAGAACTGTACAATGAGCCTACGAACCTGTTCGTAGCCGGATTTATCGGTTCCCCTACAATGAACTTTATCAATGGTACTTTGTCCGAGGTGAACGGTTCTGTACGTTTCCGCGCTGAGAACCTTGATGTTGAAGTTCCAGGCGGCAAAGCAACACTGCTGCGCAGCAAAGGATATATCGGTAAAGATGTGATCATGGGCGTTCGTCCAGAAGATATCCATGAAGAGCCAGTATTCCTAGAAGCTTCCCCGAACACAATCTTCACTTCGCTGGTTGATGTTACAGAAAACCTTGGTCATGAAATGCTCCTCTACTTGAGCGGCCTTGGCGCAAGCACTGTAATTGCCCGTGTAGATGGACGTTCCACTACCCGTGAAGGCAGCAAGCCTAAATTGGCTATCGACATGAACAAAATTCACCTCTTTGATAAAGAGTCTGAACTGAACATTTTGCTGGGATAA
- a CDS encoding PucR family transcriptional regulator — translation MDSEALRQKLEQLTGKRAGIKQLGRQHSASLFGVGTEEQEQPVTHDGYLWVPLYENEGRITAVWVEMEGLTGLELQLVNYAARNYAIALKATGLKEEGEVEARQLSGWLNSQLEQEKNDAEIPDDMTLKGRLFGDMVPFLLVSENVHNPQLTYRSLMKLLRNYFENDILLIPLQEKEWLILARKELLTGGDDKEDEEESEDDLLAQTSMGLHELIASEWVGVFHLAVAPAIIPVKGLTGSVALLRETIVLGRIFQVGEYIHLPWELHMERLINSIPDERRRQLLGQIGDYSSVLADKEMLLTLETFFEMDCNVSETAKKLYIHRNTLLYRLDKIKQETGADVRSFGDAAIVKLAMLLYKVTKRK, via the coding sequence ATGGATAGTGAGGCATTGCGTCAAAAATTGGAGCAGCTCACCGGAAAGAGAGCCGGAATCAAACAGCTCGGACGGCAGCATTCAGCTTCCCTATTTGGCGTGGGTACGGAAGAGCAGGAGCAGCCTGTTACGCACGATGGTTATCTATGGGTTCCTTTATATGAGAATGAAGGCCGGATCACTGCGGTATGGGTGGAGATGGAGGGTCTTACGGGTCTGGAACTGCAATTGGTTAATTATGCGGCGCGTAATTATGCCATTGCCCTTAAGGCTACCGGACTAAAAGAAGAGGGTGAGGTCGAAGCCCGGCAGCTAAGCGGCTGGCTTAACTCACAGCTGGAGCAAGAGAAGAATGATGCTGAAATTCCTGATGATATGACGCTTAAGGGCCGCCTATTCGGAGATATGGTCCCCTTTCTGCTGGTCAGTGAGAATGTGCATAATCCGCAGCTGACCTACCGGTCGCTGATGAAGCTGTTGCGCAATTATTTCGAGAATGATATTTTACTTATCCCCCTGCAGGAGAAAGAATGGTTAATTTTAGCCCGTAAGGAACTGCTCACCGGCGGGGATGATAAGGAAGATGAGGAAGAAAGTGAAGATGACCTCCTGGCTCAGACCAGTATGGGGCTGCACGAACTGATCGCCAGCGAGTGGGTCGGTGTATTTCATCTGGCTGTGGCACCTGCCATCATTCCCGTAAAAGGTTTGACCGGTTCGGTCGCATTGCTGCGGGAGACGATTGTACTCGGACGGATTTTTCAGGTTGGCGAGTATATCCACCTTCCATGGGAGCTGCATATGGAGCGTCTGATAAACAGTATTCCAGATGAACGGCGCAGACAGCTGCTGGGACAGATCGGCGACTATTCTTCTGTATTGGCCGATAAAGAAATGCTGCTTACACTGGAGACTTTTTTCGAAATGGACTGTAATGTGAGTGAGACGGCGAAGAAGCTCTACATCCACCGTAATACATTGCTGTACCGGCTGGATAAGATCAAACAGGAGACCGGGGCCGATGTGCGGAGCTTTGGCGATGCGGCGATTGTGAAATTAGCAATGTTATTGTATAAAGTGACGAAAAGAAAATAG
- a CDS encoding acyltransferase — translation MGNKERIPQLDIFRAIAIFAVLAIHATSRTLAETLDTSMFHPFLFINKFSQFAVPSFVFLSGFVLFYNYIDRPLSGKTLGKFYSRRLVYIIVPYVVFSFLYFILKMTSGHTWDMPLGDMTAKMWKYLWTGTAYTHLYYIIIIIQFYLLFPLMLWCLQKVRRLAAWAPVIGLALQWGFVLLNKYMTNHGYWQLSKGSLAITYFSYFLLGAAIAVYYGPLKKWLIPSREGWRSGKGGVWILLWLLWAAAGIIHVELWFNNYTKKTVINSLWYEGFSNLHALLSCVVLLQLSFLLYGAGRSLLTRMLISIGACSFGIYLLHPALLFIYRKLPFHGGSLAYTAAIAGGWLVALLGSWLVVALVFRYVKPAWVLFGSAPQKPKTKAMV, via the coding sequence ATGGGAAATAAAGAAAGAATTCCACAGCTGGATATTTTTCGGGCGATTGCAATTTTTGCGGTACTGGCCATTCATGCTACTTCACGCACCCTGGCGGAGACACTGGACACATCCATGTTTCATCCTTTTTTGTTCATCAACAAATTCAGCCAGTTTGCGGTTCCGTCTTTTGTATTCTTAAGCGGGTTTGTACTGTTCTATAACTACATCGACCGCCCGCTGAGCGGGAAAACGCTGGGCAAGTTTTATAGCCGAAGGCTGGTCTATATTATTGTGCCTTATGTGGTATTTTCGTTCCTGTACTTTATATTAAAAATGACGTCCGGTCATACGTGGGACATGCCGCTGGGCGATATGACGGCCAAGATGTGGAAGTATCTCTGGACCGGTACGGCGTATACACATCTTTACTACATCATTATAATCATTCAGTTCTATCTGCTGTTCCCTCTCATGCTGTGGTGCCTGCAAAAGGTCCGCCGGCTCGCTGCCTGGGCCCCGGTCATTGGGCTTGCGCTGCAGTGGGGTTTTGTCCTGCTGAACAAGTATATGACGAACCACGGGTACTGGCAGTTGTCTAAAGGCAGCCTTGCGATTACCTATTTCTCCTATTTCCTGCTGGGAGCGGCAATTGCCGTCTATTACGGACCTCTCAAAAAGTGGCTCATCCCGTCGCGCGAGGGCTGGAGATCCGGTAAAGGCGGAGTCTGGATCCTGCTATGGCTGCTATGGGCAGCTGCAGGGATTATTCATGTAGAGCTGTGGTTCAACAACTATACGAAGAAAACAGTCATTAACAGCCTCTGGTATGAGGGGTTCTCCAATCTTCATGCCTTGCTCTCCTGTGTGGTGCTCCTGCAGCTGTCCTTCCTGCTGTATGGAGCCGGACGCAGCCTGCTGACGCGGATGTTAATCTCGATAGGCGCCTGCTCGTTCGGCATTTATCTGCTGCATCCAGCCCTGCTGTTCATATACAGAAAGCTGCCGTTTCACGGCGGTTCGCTGGCCTATACGGCAGCCATTGCCGGAGGCTGGCTGGTTGCACTGCTGGGATCGTGGCTGGTCGTGGCGCTGGTCTTCCGTTATGTGAAGCCGGCCTGGGTGCTGTTCGGTTCTGCCCCGCAGAAGCCAAAAACCAAAGCGATGGTATAA
- the gntK gene encoding gluconokinase, which yields MLSTSYMIGVDIGTTSTKAVLFKENGSIVTQANVGYPLHQPSPSVAEQDPEQILNAVIHTIATVMQTSGIQPAELLFLSFSSAMHSVIAVDAEGKPLTACITWADNRSSASAARLKNELGGHELYLRTGTPIHPMSPITKLMWLGEEQPDLFRQTYKFISIKEYVFARLFGEYIIDHSIASSTGMFNLEKLAWDDEALRIAGITAEHLSKPVPTTQVVQGLLPGFAEQLGLLASTPFVVGASDGVLSNLGVGAIQPGVVAATIGTSGAIRTVVDRPLTDPKGRIFCYALTEKHWVIGGPVNNGGMLFRWVRDEFAASEVETAKRLGIDPYEVLTRIAEQVPPGSNGLLFHPYLTGERAPLWNPDARGSFFGLSMTHRKEHMIRSVLEGVIFNMYTVLLAMEERIGRPGKILATGGFARSSLWRQMMADIFDQEVIIPESIESSCLGAVVLGLYATGRASSLDIVFEMIGSTHRHQPIEAHAKVYKQLLPIFISVFRSLESQYEAIAAFQREQAGE from the coding sequence ATGTTGAGTACATCCTATATGATCGGCGTTGATATTGGAACTACAAGCACCAAGGCCGTTCTCTTCAAAGAGAATGGAAGCATCGTCACTCAGGCAAATGTAGGATATCCCCTGCATCAGCCTTCGCCTTCAGTCGCTGAGCAAGACCCTGAACAGATTCTGAACGCAGTTATCCATACAATAGCAACGGTGATGCAAACAAGCGGCATCCAGCCGGCTGAGCTGCTGTTCCTCTCGTTCAGCTCAGCCATGCACAGCGTAATTGCTGTTGATGCTGAAGGCAAGCCCCTTACCGCCTGTATCACATGGGCCGACAACCGGAGCAGTGCCTCAGCTGCCCGCCTGAAAAATGAACTGGGCGGACATGAACTGTACCTGCGCACGGGAACCCCGATTCATCCCATGTCACCTATCACCAAGCTGATGTGGCTGGGCGAGGAACAGCCGGACCTGTTCCGGCAGACCTATAAATTTATTTCCATCAAGGAATACGTCTTTGCCCGTCTGTTTGGTGAATACATCATTGACCATTCGATCGCTTCTTCCACAGGCATGTTCAATTTGGAGAAGCTGGCCTGGGATGATGAAGCCCTGCGCATTGCCGGGATTACGGCTGAACACCTCTCGAAGCCTGTCCCTACTACTCAGGTTGTCCAAGGGCTGCTGCCGGGCTTTGCAGAGCAGCTTGGACTGCTGGCCTCAACGCCCTTCGTTGTGGGAGCCAGTGACGGCGTGCTCTCCAATCTCGGCGTAGGCGCCATACAGCCGGGTGTCGTGGCGGCCACCATCGGCACAAGCGGTGCAATCCGCACCGTGGTCGACCGCCCGCTGACCGACCCGAAGGGCCGGATCTTCTGCTACGCCCTGACCGAGAAGCACTGGGTCATCGGCGGACCGGTGAACAATGGCGGTATGCTGTTCCGCTGGGTGCGCGATGAATTCGCCGCCTCTGAGGTGGAGACCGCGAAGCGCCTCGGGATCGATCCCTATGAAGTCCTGACGCGTATTGCCGAACAGGTGCCTCCGGGGAGCAACGGCCTGCTGTTTCATCCATATCTGACCGGTGAGCGTGCTCCGCTGTGGAATCCGGATGCCCGCGGCTCCTTCTTTGGACTGAGCATGACCCACCGGAAGGAGCATATGATCCGCTCTGTGCTGGAAGGTGTTATCTTCAATATGTACACCGTGCTGCTGGCCATGGAAGAGCGGATCGGGCGTCCGGGCAAAATACTGGCCACCGGCGGTTTTGCCCGTTCGTCCCTATGGCGGCAGATGATGGCTGATATTTTTGATCAGGAGGTTATCATCCCGGAGAGCATTGAGAGCTCCTGCCTCGGAGCAGTCGTGCTTGGTCTATACGCAACCGGACGGGCCAGCTCCCTCGATATCGTTTTTGAGATGATCGGCTCGACCCACCGGCATCAGCCAATTGAAGCACACGCCAAGGTCTACAAACAGCTGCTGCCCATCTTTATTTCCGTATTCCGCAGTCTGGAGAGCCAGTATGAAGCTATTGCAGCGTTCCAGCGCGAGCAAGCCGGAGAATAG
- a CDS encoding acyltransferase — MRKVTRYPVEGHNSLWYIYRTVSPWKGVRNFIFIQIARYCPILPLKNWIYRRLLGMKVGKHTAFGLMAMVDVFFPELITVGENSVIGYNTTILAHEYLIKEYRLGEVIIGENVLIGANTTILPGVTIGDWAVVAAGSVVHKDVAAGSFVGGNPLRELRPGSPEDALQADE, encoded by the coding sequence GTGAGAAAAGTAACCCGTTATCCGGTGGAGGGGCATAATTCGCTCTGGTACATTTATCGTACGGTTAGTCCCTGGAAGGGCGTGCGCAATTTTATTTTTATCCAGATTGCCCGCTATTGTCCGATCCTGCCGCTCAAGAACTGGATTTACCGCAGGTTGCTCGGCATGAAGGTGGGCAAGCATACGGCCTTTGGGCTGATGGCGATGGTCGATGTTTTTTTTCCGGAATTGATAACGGTCGGTGAAAATTCTGTGATCGGCTACAATACAACTATTCTCGCTCATGAATACCTCATTAAAGAATACCGTCTCGGTGAGGTCATTATCGGTGAAAATGTGTTGATCGGGGCCAATACGACAATTCTTCCCGGTGTAACAATAGGAGACTGGGCAGTTGTGGCCGCAGGCTCAGTAGTGCATAAGGATGTGGCAGCCGGTTCGTTCGTTGGCGGAAATCCGCTTAGGGAATTACGTCCGGGTTCCCCGGAAGATGCGCTGCAAGCAGATGAATGA
- the lgt gene encoding prolipoprotein diacylglyceryl transferase, translating into MFFSLAINPIVFSIGSLPVHWYGLILGVGALAGLFLAIQEGKRFNIPQEFFMDLLLLGVPSAIIGARIYFVAFKWEDYKDNFIDVFKIWNGGIAIYGALIGAIICGIIYFRYKGYPFWRIVDICAPGLLAGQMIGRWGNFINQEAYGGVVEESFLRDKLHLPDFIVNQMYIGDAFHHPTFLYESLWSLLGILLLMVLRRQNFVRAGEIFLSYFIWYSIGRFFIEALRTDSLGFNGSSGVASLINGLWSPMKWMGFEQGYLDPAYGNIRISQLLALLIILVAIVLIVVRRVTGQSSAHYSDPIVSTKAAAADSVVPDHAVNTPQSTPQAVQPKEEKAENGEPKE; encoded by the coding sequence ATGTTTTTTTCTTTAGCGATTAATCCCATTGTATTCTCCATTGGATCGCTGCCAGTGCACTGGTATGGGCTGATCCTAGGTGTCGGGGCACTCGCAGGATTATTTCTCGCCATCCAGGAAGGAAAGCGATTTAATATTCCACAGGAATTCTTTATGGATCTCCTGCTGCTTGGAGTGCCCTCTGCTATCATTGGCGCCCGGATATATTTTGTAGCTTTTAAGTGGGAAGATTATAAGGATAACTTTATTGATGTCTTTAAAATTTGGAATGGCGGAATTGCCATTTATGGCGCATTAATTGGCGCGATTATTTGCGGGATTATCTACTTCCGTTATAAAGGATACCCGTTCTGGCGTATCGTGGATATTTGTGCACCTGGCCTGCTCGCAGGACAAATGATCGGCCGCTGGGGCAACTTTATTAATCAGGAAGCCTACGGTGGTGTTGTGGAGGAATCGTTCCTGCGCGACAAACTGCACTTGCCCGACTTTATTGTCAATCAAATGTACATAGGGGATGCCTTTCATCATCCGACATTCCTGTACGAATCACTCTGGAGCCTGCTTGGCATTCTGCTGCTGATGGTGCTGCGCCGCCAGAATTTTGTGCGTGCGGGTGAAATCTTCCTGTCTTATTTCATCTGGTATTCCATCGGGCGTTTCTTCATTGAAGCGCTGCGTACGGACAGTCTGGGCTTCAACGGAAGCAGTGGTGTAGCATCGCTCATAAACGGACTGTGGAGTCCGATGAAGTGGATGGGCTTTGAGCAGGGTTATCTTGATCCCGCCTATGGCAATATCCGAATTTCCCAGCTTCTGGCGCTGCTAATTATCCTTGTGGCGATTGTGCTGATTGTCGTACGCAGGGTGACTGGCCAGTCCAGCGCACATTACTCTGATCCAATTGTCAGCACTAAAGCTGCTGCCGCCGACTCGGTTGTGCCGGATCATGCTGTTAATACTCCGCAGAGTACTCCACAGGCGGTACAGCCTAAAGAGGAGAAGGCGGAGAATGGAGAACCAAAGGAGTAA
- a CDS encoding acyltransferase yields MKAARQERLPQLDIYRALAIMGVLHVHSTSFAAGEQALNSPYYYWLNWINIFFKFGTPSFIFLSSFVLFYNYYGRPVTRSLIGNFYRRRLKYILLPYLLASLGYYALTLYVNGELTQQPLENLSSFTEALFSGSAYAHLYFVFISIQFYLLFPLLLKLLQSSRFWVKWAFPLGLALQWGFILWNKVQLHIVEKGSLSISYLAYYMMGAYIAVHFDEIKPWLTKPWNGLGATHKRLTVLLFTAWLAAAFIHVQLWYEARHFGRWTDSLWYELLWNVHTMLSALVLLYAAFFIYRKAPRGLVTALTRMGELSFAIYLIHPLLLAVYRKLPHSISPDSFAYVVFIYGGLLVAGAGSWLIVQFIFRRFHKSWIMLGSVPRSLAPQTKTKPGYLAGTGQAQGGMNEKHGV; encoded by the coding sequence GTGAAAGCAGCCCGACAGGAACGACTGCCACAGCTCGATATTTACCGTGCCTTGGCGATTATGGGTGTTCTGCATGTGCATTCTACATCGTTTGCGGCAGGGGAGCAGGCCCTGAACTCTCCGTACTATTACTGGCTTAACTGGATCAACATCTTTTTTAAATTTGGAACGCCATCCTTTATCTTTCTTAGCAGCTTTGTGCTGTTTTACAATTATTACGGGCGTCCGGTTACCCGGAGTCTGATCGGAAACTTTTACCGGCGTAGGCTGAAGTACATTCTGCTGCCTTATCTGCTGGCATCGCTCGGGTACTATGCACTGACTTTGTATGTAAACGGGGAATTGACGCAGCAACCGCTGGAGAATCTGTCCAGCTTTACGGAAGCGCTGTTTTCGGGCTCGGCGTATGCACATTTGTATTTTGTATTTATCAGCATTCAGTTTTATCTGCTGTTTCCGTTATTGCTGAAGCTGCTGCAGAGTTCAAGGTTTTGGGTGAAGTGGGCTTTTCCGCTCGGACTGGCGCTGCAGTGGGGGTTTATCCTATGGAATAAAGTTCAGCTGCATATTGTGGAGAAGGGCAGTCTGTCGATTTCTTACCTGGCGTATTATATGATGGGGGCTTATATTGCGGTTCATTTTGATGAGATTAAGCCGTGGCTGACGAAGCCCTGGAATGGTCTGGGGGCTACCCATAAAAGGCTGACTGTTCTACTGTTTACTGCATGGTTGGCGGCTGCCTTTATACATGTTCAGCTATGGTATGAAGCCCGCCATTTCGGGAGATGGACGGATTCGCTGTGGTACGAGCTGCTGTGGAATGTGCATACGATGCTGTCGGCGCTTGTCCTGCTGTATGCAGCTTTCTTTATCTACCGGAAGGCTCCGCGCGGGCTGGTTACTGCTTTGACACGGATGGGTGAGCTGTCGTTTGCAATCTATTTGATTCATCCGCTGCTCCTGGCGGTTTACAGAAAATTACCCCACAGCATCTCTCCGGATTCGTTTGCCTATGTGGTGTTTATATATGGGGGACTTCTTGTGGCGGGGGCCGGCAGCTGGTTGATTGTGCAGTTCATCTTTCGCAGATTTCATAAATCATGGATTATGTTGGGAAGTGTGCCGCGTTCGCTCGCCCCTCAGACTAAGACGAAGCCAGGCTACCTTGCGGGAACGGGTCAGGCCCAGGGCGGGATGAACGAAAAGCATGGAGTTTGA
- the hprK gene encoding HPr(Ser) kinase/phosphatase, with the protein MAKKVKVSELVQHFQLEVVSGHEGLKRPITVDDLNRPGLEMAGYFEYYPEERVQLLGKTELAFFSMLPEEERKSRIRGICNDNTPCIVITRALEVPQELIDISNEKGLPVLRSSMATTIFSSRLTSFLEGRLAPTATIHGVLCDVYGVGMLITGSSGIGKSETALELVKRGHRLIADDAVEIRQTSDNQLHGTAPELIRHLLEIRGVGIINVMTLFGAGAIRNHKRITLVVRLEAWQQDKQYDRLGLDEETTRIIDTDVPLVTIPVRPGRNLAVIIEVAAMNYRLKQMGFNAALQFTNKLTATISEDMDDLD; encoded by the coding sequence ATGGCTAAGAAGGTAAAAGTATCTGAATTGGTACAGCATTTTCAATTAGAAGTGGTTTCCGGGCATGAAGGTCTAAAAAGACCAATTACAGTAGATGACCTGAATCGTCCCGGGCTGGAAATGGCCGGTTATTTCGAATATTATCCCGAAGAACGTGTGCAGCTGCTCGGTAAGACAGAGTTGGCGTTCTTTTCTATGCTTCCTGAGGAAGAGCGTAAAAGCCGGATCCGCGGGATTTGTAATGATAATACCCCGTGTATTGTGATTACTAGAGCTTTGGAGGTGCCGCAGGAGCTGATTGATATCAGCAACGAGAAGGGACTTCCGGTACTGCGCAGCTCGATGGCTACAACCATTTTTTCCAGTAGATTAACCAGCTTCCTTGAAGGCAGACTCGCTCCTACAGCCACGATTCATGGAGTGCTCTGTGATGTATACGGTGTGGGGATGCTGATTACAGGCAGCAGCGGGATTGGTAAGAGCGAAACAGCCCTTGAGCTCGTTAAGCGCGGACACCGCCTGATCGCCGATGATGCCGTGGAGATTCGCCAGACCTCCGACAATCAGCTTCATGGTACAGCACCGGAATTGATCCGCCACCTGCTGGAAATCCGCGGGGTAGGGATTATTAATGTAATGACGCTCTTTGGCGCAGGAGCCATCCGTAACCATAAGCGTATTACGCTTGTTGTACGTCTCGAAGCATGGCAGCAGGACAAACAATACGACCGGCTGGGTCTTGATGAGGAAACCACCCGGATTATCGATACAGATGTTCCTCTTGTAACGATTCCCGTTCGTCCGGGCCGAAACCTTGCTGTTATTATTGAAGTTGCGGCAATGAACTACCGCCTGAAGCAAATGGGCTTTAACGCAGCTCTACAGTTTACTAATAAACTTACAGCTACCATCTCTGAAGATATGGATGATCTGGACTAG
- the ppaX gene encoding pyrophosphatase PpaX, whose product MIECVLFDLDGTIVNTNELIIGSFMHALKENNLPPLTREQIIPHMGTTLQQQLSAFSGILEDVSVLERSYRAYNNAHHDEMVDSFPRVNETMDELSRRGIKLGIVTTKIRPTTLKTLERFDLLKYMETIVTVTDVVHPKPHAEPVLTAIRNLDVDPRKTLMVGDSVVDIQSAKAAGVRVAAVSWSLKGEETLRKYDPEYIIHDMTDLLTIVEQGTNES is encoded by the coding sequence ATGATTGAATGTGTTCTTTTTGATTTGGATGGAACAATTGTAAATACGAACGAGCTGATCATAGGCTCGTTCATGCATGCCTTGAAGGAGAATAATCTGCCTCCGCTGACCCGGGAGCAGATTATTCCTCATATGGGCACAACACTCCAGCAGCAGCTGAGCGCATTCTCAGGTATTCTGGAGGATGTCAGCGTCCTTGAGCGGTCTTACCGTGCATATAATAATGCGCATCATGATGAAATGGTTGATTCTTTTCCGCGGGTGAATGAAACGATGGATGAGCTGTCGCGGCGCGGGATTAAGCTGGGGATTGTCACTACAAAGATTCGTCCCACAACGCTTAAGACGCTGGAGAGGTTCGATCTGCTGAAGTATATGGAGACCATTGTCACCGTGACCGATGTTGTTCATCCGAAGCCTCATGCGGAGCCTGTGCTAACCGCTATCCGCAACTTGGATGTTGATCCGCGCAAAACCCTTATGGTTGGTGACAGCGTGGTTGATATTCAATCCGCCAAAGCAGCCGGTGTACGTGTGGCGGCAGTCTCCTGGTCACTTAAAGGGGAAGAAACGCTGCGCAAATATGATCCGGAATACATCATTCATGACATGACCGATTTATTGACTATTGTGGAGCAAGGGACGAATGAATCGTGA